The Ornithinimicrobium faecis genome includes a window with the following:
- a CDS encoding BCCT family transporter encodes MERLARRLGLKTDPTIFFVSAGLMIIFLILLLAMPGPIGRVFADGRDWIVSSLGWFFILGVTIWVIFLIWVAFSKYGNLKLGKDDDEPAYSNLSWFAMLFAGGIGTVLMFWGVAEPISHFSNPPFAGVDAYSIDAARDAMSISLYHLSIHTWAIFTLPGLAFGFFIYRYDLPMRFSSVFYPILKDRIHGPIGKTVDIFAVLGTLFGLAVSLGLGTSQIAAGLNHLTGVSNNTFLRVVIITILTIVATASIVAGLDKGVKRLSNINILGAVALMVFVLFAGDTVFLLRQLIESTGMYFQDVIQLAFWNDAMAQFGKEEGWGWQGGWTVFYWAWTVTWSPFMGVFLARISRGRTIKQFVAGVLVAPSVFTLVWFVTFGWSAMELDGIGGEGGPISAAVAESVPTAIYEFLEHYPLATLVSGIAVVIVALFFATSSDSASLVVDMLCAGEADAGPVRQRVFWGVSEGFLAASLIVLGGEQGLTTLQQVITVMGLPVFIMVFAMLFMLLMGFKMERKRARGNPAGPGDPAAAALGTPDGELAEKERRTPAEAD; translated from the coding sequence ATGGAGCGACTAGCACGGCGACTCGGACTGAAGACCGACCCCACGATCTTCTTCGTGTCCGCGGGCCTGATGATCATCTTCCTGATCCTGTTGCTGGCCATGCCCGGTCCGATCGGCAGGGTCTTCGCTGACGGCCGAGACTGGATCGTGAGCAGCCTCGGGTGGTTCTTCATCCTCGGGGTGACCATCTGGGTGATCTTCTTGATCTGGGTGGCGTTCAGCAAGTACGGCAACCTCAAGCTTGGCAAGGACGACGACGAGCCGGCCTACTCCAACCTGTCGTGGTTCGCCATGCTCTTCGCCGGTGGCATCGGCACCGTGCTGATGTTCTGGGGCGTGGCCGAGCCGATCTCGCACTTCTCGAACCCGCCGTTCGCGGGGGTCGACGCCTACAGCATCGATGCGGCCCGGGACGCGATGAGCATCTCCCTCTATCACCTGAGCATCCACACCTGGGCGATCTTCACCCTGCCGGGTCTGGCGTTCGGCTTCTTCATCTACCGCTACGACCTGCCGATGCGCTTTTCCTCGGTCTTCTATCCCATCCTCAAGGACCGCATCCACGGCCCGATCGGCAAGACCGTCGACATCTTCGCCGTCCTCGGCACGTTGTTCGGCCTTGCGGTCTCCCTCGGCCTGGGCACCTCGCAGATCGCGGCGGGGCTGAATCACCTGACTGGCGTGTCGAACAACACGTTCCTTCGCGTCGTGATCATCACCATCCTCACCATCGTGGCGACTGCCTCGATCGTGGCTGGCCTGGACAAGGGTGTGAAGCGCCTGTCCAACATCAACATCCTGGGCGCGGTCGCGCTGATGGTCTTCGTCCTGTTCGCCGGGGACACGGTCTTCCTGCTGCGCCAGCTCATCGAGAGCACGGGGATGTACTTCCAGGACGTCATCCAGCTGGCCTTCTGGAACGACGCCATGGCGCAGTTCGGCAAGGAGGAGGGCTGGGGCTGGCAGGGCGGCTGGACCGTCTTCTACTGGGCCTGGACCGTGACGTGGTCGCCGTTCATGGGCGTCTTCCTGGCCCGCATCTCCCGCGGTCGCACCATTAAGCAGTTCGTGGCCGGCGTGCTGGTGGCCCCCTCGGTGTTCACCCTGGTGTGGTTCGTGACCTTTGGGTGGTCGGCCATGGAGCTGGACGGCATCGGGGGCGAGGGCGGCCCGATCTCCGCTGCGGTCGCCGAGAGCGTTCCGACAGCGATCTACGAGTTCCTTGAGCACTATCCGCTCGCGACCCTGGTCTCTGGCATCGCCGTTGTCATCGTCGCACTGTTCTTCGCAACATCCTCGGACTCCGCCTCCCTGGTCGTTGACATGCTCTGTGCGGGTGAGGCCGACGCCGGACCGGTGCGACAACGGGTCTTCTGGGGCGTCTCCGAGGGCTTCCTGGCGGCCTCCCTCATCGTGCTGGGCGGCGAGCAGGGCCTGACGACCTTGCAACAGGTGATCACCGTCATGGGCTTGCCGGTCTTCATCATGGTCTTCGCCATGCTCTTCATGCTGCTCATGGGCTTCAAGATGGAACGCAAGCGAGCCCGGGGCAACCCCGCCGGGCCCGGTGATCCGGCTGCTGCCGCGCTCGGCACACCGGACGGTGAGTTGGCAGAGAAGGAGCGGCGCACTCCGGCCGAGGCGGACTGA